The following are encoded together in the Rhizobium tumorigenes genome:
- a CDS encoding SspB family protein, translating into MGQDHIRYDILAQDALRGVIRKVLTEVGTTGRLPGDHHFFITFLTGAAGVRISQHLKSKYPEQMTIVIQHQFWELKITETHFEIGLSFSDVPEKLVVPFNAIRGFYDPSVNFELEFDVPLSEEEELPSGEITAYPVNTDTPVEHVAINESEPKKPGSVVSLDAFRKKQ; encoded by the coding sequence ATGGGGCAGGATCATATCCGCTACGATATTCTGGCACAGGACGCTCTGCGCGGAGTTATCCGTAAGGTTCTGACCGAGGTCGGCACGACCGGCCGCCTGCCCGGCGACCACCACTTCTTTATCACATTCCTGACCGGCGCCGCTGGTGTGCGCATCTCCCAGCATCTGAAGTCGAAGTATCCGGAACAGATGACCATCGTCATCCAGCACCAGTTCTGGGAACTGAAGATCACCGAGACCCATTTCGAGATCGGTCTGTCGTTCTCGGATGTACCGGAAAAGCTGGTGGTGCCTTTTAACGCCATCCGCGGTTTCTATGACCCGTCGGTGAATTTTGAGCTCGAATTCGACGTGCCTCTCAGCGAAGAGGAAGAATTGCCGAGCGGCGAGATCACCGCATATCCTGTCAATACGGATACACCGGTCGAGCACGTCGCCATCAATGAAAGCGAGCCGAAGAAGCCCGGCTCCGTCGTGTCGCTGGATGCCTTCCGCAAGAAGCAGTGA
- a CDS encoding DUF4169 family protein, with protein sequence MTAEIVNLKQFRKHQARSDKEKQAEQNRISFGRTKTEKRLTTALNDKASKALDDGHIVQPPDEK encoded by the coding sequence ATGACTGCAGAGATCGTCAACCTGAAACAGTTTCGAAAGCATCAGGCGCGCTCCGACAAGGAAAAGCAGGCCGAGCAAAACCGTATCAGCTTCGGCCGCACCAAGACCGAAAAGAGACTGACAACAGCGCTCAACGACAAGGCCAGCAAGGCGCTGGACGACGGACACATCGTTCAGCCGCCTGACGAAAAATAA
- a CDS encoding ribbon-helix-helix domain-containing protein, whose amino-acid sequence MIRKHSATLHGHRTSFTLEDGFWDELKLIANARGLSQAALIAEIDDARSPESNLSSALRLHVLQWLKDAARKE is encoded by the coding sequence ATGATCCGCAAACACTCCGCCACGCTCCATGGCCACCGCACCAGCTTCACGCTGGAGGATGGCTTCTGGGACGAACTGAAGCTGATTGCCAATGCCCGGGGCCTCTCGCAGGCCGCCCTTATCGCCGAAATCGACGATGCAAGATCTCCCGAGAGCAATCTGTCGTCAGCACTGAGGCTCCATGTCCTCCAATGGCTGAAGGACGCTGCCAGAAAAGAGTGA
- a CDS encoding AsmA family protein, with amino-acid sequence MLGKVLVFLGGVLVVVLFVALLAPLFIDWTGFRQSFEEQASRIIGKKVTVHGSVDARLLPFPSVTLHDVRVGQEPDGTPIVQISEFAMDAELAPFLSGEALIFDMRISQPKVRLRLLKDGTLDWMRGSQSEIPAKSVVLENVHVDGGSVEFIDEQSGRTRHITDLNAEMSAKSLAGPWRVEGEAALDGEHGKFTIASSQLDDNGVLKVRTRLVPQSHPVSIDLDGELKLVASKPDYLGTFSAGIETRQARKVSGDAKSSEPRAKGKFELTNDRIRIPEYRLELGASDDPYVITGEATLDTGPKPEFLLTADGQQIDVNRLGNQGSEGKTTRNPAVSARQRLSNLIAIAAEIPVPQVPGKATVRLPAIVAGDTTLRDVQLDLEPAGAGWTVDKAVGTLPGRTQVEAKGKLLLQGDPNFTGNLLVASSQPSGLATWLSGTVDPSIRELKDAGFSADVNLTHLRQRFDNLEIAIGDATLKGRLDRQIPENQAPTLAVDLNGDSLDLDALRALTGLFTGQEPGENILDHKINAHLKADKFSAFGIAASDVETTFGIADGALKLDKLFVRDVAGAEITATGRASGSLLDYKGSGEITFKAADPTSFFTMLSQHLPHHPVVDRLVRNGAWYGNTALRGALTLGGDQGNGLALTLAGVSNGSRVNLDYRMSDLLALTGKGTTTLEATLENSVTSILFGQAGLDPLPVDADANGRLTLKVSATDNDPADAALTFATDKTSFTANGKVDVRPATFLNGTMALSMESADLDPYLVMNGIGMPQMGPGLPAKLQTTATIDSDKVAFSDIKGQFASNGVTGKLAFDRKAHNIKASGDIAMTEADLGWLGEAIFGPMTDPADGSLTRAKLGLPMFTGTDINVKLSAKQMWPGIFGPVSDFTTNMSYKGDALQFNDMAGKWSGGTIGGRLLLANNDGNALLQTKIDLGNADLAVIGWQRDGAPVASGRAGLSLSMEASGKSVSDLAASASGSGQVMLGETRIRGLNLGILPSLLSATDQIQGAVTADKVEPIVQALLNNGDAVLKPLTMPLNISGGRVRIDNVVAMTDTAQLTGNADINLSDETIRGALAISLNAGADAVGGANPALRLGFTGPLATPTRSVDSSAVTSFLSLRAFERERRRVERLQSGVLEKQRLRREVAVTKFAATERDIKRQQDAVIEEQRKAEEERLRVLAEQAETQRQAEAATKAKLQAEADAAAKAEADAAAKAQAEAQAQAEEKAKADAAAKAKIEAATKARAEALAKFQANEAARAEAEAKAKADAEQKAKSQQQLPLQAPLTVPDFSTPPQKF; translated from the coding sequence TTGTTAGGCAAGGTCCTGGTCTTTCTGGGTGGCGTTCTGGTGGTGGTGCTGTTCGTGGCGCTGCTGGCGCCGCTCTTCATCGACTGGACCGGATTCCGGCAGAGTTTCGAGGAGCAGGCCAGCCGTATCATCGGCAAGAAGGTCACCGTTCATGGTTCCGTCGATGCCCGCCTGCTGCCGTTTCCCTCAGTAACGCTGCATGACGTGCGCGTCGGCCAGGAGCCGGACGGGACGCCGATTGTACAGATTTCCGAATTTGCGATGGATGCGGAGCTTGCGCCTTTCCTGTCTGGCGAGGCGCTGATCTTCGATATGCGCATCTCCCAGCCGAAGGTCCGCCTCCGGCTGCTGAAGGATGGAACGCTGGACTGGATGCGCGGCAGCCAGTCGGAAATTCCGGCGAAATCCGTCGTGCTGGAAAACGTCCATGTGGATGGTGGCTCGGTCGAGTTCATCGACGAGCAATCCGGGCGCACGCGACATATTACCGATCTCAATGCCGAGATGTCCGCGAAATCGCTGGCCGGTCCGTGGCGGGTCGAAGGCGAGGCAGCGCTCGATGGCGAGCATGGGAAGTTCACCATCGCCAGTAGCCAGCTGGATGACAACGGCGTGCTGAAGGTCCGCACGCGCCTGGTGCCGCAAAGCCACCCGGTCAGCATCGATCTCGATGGCGAACTGAAGCTGGTGGCGAGCAAGCCCGATTACCTCGGTACGTTCTCGGCCGGCATCGAAACCCGCCAGGCGCGCAAGGTGTCGGGCGACGCCAAATCGAGCGAGCCGCGGGCCAAGGGCAAGTTCGAACTCACCAACGACCGTATTCGTATTCCCGAATACCGCCTGGAGCTCGGTGCTTCCGACGACCCTTATGTCATCACCGGCGAGGCCACGCTCGATACCGGGCCAAAGCCGGAGTTCCTGCTGACGGCGGATGGACAGCAGATCGACGTCAACCGGCTCGGAAATCAGGGCAGCGAAGGCAAGACGACGCGCAACCCCGCAGTTTCCGCGCGGCAAAGGCTGAGCAACCTCATTGCCATCGCCGCGGAGATACCGGTGCCGCAAGTGCCGGGCAAGGCGACGGTACGCCTGCCTGCAATCGTTGCCGGCGACACGACATTGCGCGACGTGCAGCTCGATCTCGAACCAGCGGGCGCCGGCTGGACTGTTGACAAGGCGGTCGGCACGCTACCCGGACGCACCCAGGTGGAAGCCAAGGGCAAGCTGCTGCTGCAGGGCGACCCGAACTTCACCGGCAACCTCCTGGTGGCCTCAAGCCAGCCCTCGGGGCTCGCCACATGGCTGTCCGGCACCGTCGATCCGTCCATCCGCGAGTTGAAGGACGCCGGCTTTTCGGCGGACGTCAACCTGACCCATTTGCGGCAGCGTTTCGACAACCTCGAGATTGCCATCGGCGATGCGACGCTGAAGGGGCGGCTGGATCGTCAGATACCGGAAAACCAGGCGCCGACGCTGGCTGTCGATCTCAATGGCGATTCCCTCGATCTCGACGCGCTGCGCGCCCTGACCGGCCTGTTTACCGGACAGGAACCGGGTGAAAACATTCTCGATCACAAGATCAACGCCCATCTGAAAGCAGACAAGTTCTCCGCCTTCGGCATCGCGGCAAGCGATGTCGAGACTACGTTCGGCATTGCCGATGGAGCTCTGAAGCTCGACAAGTTGTTCGTGCGCGACGTTGCCGGCGCAGAGATTACCGCCACCGGGCGCGCGTCAGGCTCGCTGCTCGACTACAAGGGATCTGGCGAAATTACCTTCAAGGCTGCCGATCCGACATCGTTTTTCACGATGCTCAGCCAGCACCTGCCGCATCACCCGGTCGTCGACCGCCTGGTGCGCAATGGTGCATGGTACGGCAACACGGCCCTTCGCGGTGCGCTGACGCTGGGCGGGGACCAAGGCAACGGGCTGGCACTGACGCTGGCCGGCGTCTCCAACGGCAGCCGCGTCAACCTCGATTACCGCATGTCCGACCTCCTGGCGCTGACCGGCAAGGGCACGACGACGCTCGAGGCGACGCTCGAGAATTCGGTCACCTCGATCCTGTTCGGCCAGGCGGGCCTCGATCCGCTGCCCGTCGATGCCGATGCCAACGGACGCCTGACCCTGAAGGTTTCGGCGACCGATAACGACCCTGCCGATGCGGCACTCACATTTGCCACGGACAAGACGTCGTTTACTGCCAACGGCAAGGTCGATGTCCGGCCGGCGACATTCCTCAACGGCACGATGGCGCTGTCGATGGAGAGCGCCGATCTCGATCCGTATCTGGTCATGAACGGAATCGGCATGCCGCAGATGGGCCCCGGCCTGCCAGCGAAACTCCAGACTACCGCAACCATCGATTCGGACAAGGTGGCGTTCTCCGACATCAAGGGGCAATTCGCCAGCAACGGCGTGACCGGCAAGCTGGCCTTCGACCGCAAGGCACACAACATCAAGGCAAGCGGCGACATTGCCATGACGGAAGCCGATCTCGGGTGGCTCGGAGAGGCCATCTTCGGCCCGATGACGGACCCGGCCGATGGCAGCCTGACGAGGGCCAAGCTGGGACTGCCGATGTTCACCGGCACCGACATCAACGTAAAACTGTCGGCGAAGCAGATGTGGCCAGGCATTTTCGGTCCCGTATCCGATTTCACCACCAACATGTCATACAAGGGCGATGCCCTGCAGTTCAACGACATGGCGGGCAAATGGAGCGGTGGAACGATCGGCGGCCGCCTGCTGCTCGCCAACAATGATGGCAATGCCTTGCTGCAGACGAAGATCGATCTCGGCAATGCTGATCTGGCCGTCATCGGCTGGCAGCGCGACGGTGCCCCTGTGGCGAGCGGGAGGGCAGGGCTCTCGCTCAGCATGGAGGCAAGCGGCAAGAGCGTCAGCGATCTCGCGGCCTCGGCGAGCGGCTCCGGCCAGGTGATGCTTGGCGAAACGCGTATTCGCGGCCTCAATCTCGGCATCCTGCCATCGCTGCTGTCGGCCACCGACCAGATCCAGGGCGCCGTGACCGCAGACAAGGTGGAGCCGATCGTGCAGGCGCTGCTGAACAACGGCGATGCGGTGTTGAAGCCGCTGACGATGCCGCTCAATATTTCGGGCGGACGGGTGCGGATCGACAATGTCGTTGCCATGACCGATACGGCGCAATTGACCGGCAATGCCGACATCAACCTGTCCGACGAGACCATTCGTGGTGCGCTTGCCATTTCGCTCAACGCCGGCGCAGATGCTGTCGGTGGTGCCAATCCCGCCCTGCGTCTCGGCTTCACGGGGCCGCTGGCGACACCGACTCGTAGCGTCGATTCCAGTGCGGTCACCAGCTTCCTGTCGTTGCGGGCTTTCGAGCGCGAACGACGCCGGGTCGAGCGGCTGCAATCGGGCGTGCTGGAAAAGCAGCGGTTGAGGCGCGAGGTGGCGGTCACCAAATTCGCAGCCACCGAGCGCGATATCAAGCGCCAGCAGGATGCGGTCATTGAGGAGCAGCGCAAGGCCGAGGAGGAGCGCCTGAGAGTGCTCGCCGAACAAGCCGAGACTCAGCGACAGGCGGAGGCGGCGACGAAGGCTAAGCTGCAGGCGGAAGCCGATGCCGCCGCCAAGGCTGAAGCCGACGCTGCGGCCAAGGCACAGGCCGAAGCTCAGGCGCAGGCTGAAGAAAAGGCAAAGGCCGATGCTGCGGCAAAGGCTAAGATCGAGGCGGCAACGAAGGCACGTGCTGAAGCCTTGGCCAAATTTCAGGCAAACGAGGCGGCACGGGCCGAAGCTGAGGCCAAGGCAAAAGCCGATGCCGAACAGAAAGCCAAATCGCAGCAGCAGCTACCTCTACAGGCGCCACTGACTGTTCCGGATTTTTCCACTCCACCGCAAAAGTTCTGA
- a CDS encoding FAD-binding oxidoreductase, with product MALADARAGTRNEAGVAAVLGILKQAFGDRFQTGDAFRAQHAHTTTYIPSQLPDGVLFAESSDDVKAAVRACSEHKVPIIAFGTGSSLEGQINAPNGGISIDMSRMNKVLAVNAEDLDCVVEPGVTREELNVYLRDTGLFFPIDPGANASIGGMTSTRASGTNAVRYGTMKDNVLAVTAVTASGEEISTARRARKSSAGYDLTRLFVGSEGTLGILTSVTLRLQGIPQKIAGGVCAFPTIKAACDAVIMTIQMGIPVARIELLDSMQVRACNRYSGLSYPEKPTLFLEFHGTEETVPLQSAEFGEIAAECGGDEFQWTVNLEERNKLWKARHDAYWACRALAPEMAALSTDVCVPISRLAECVVETQADIEAHGLLGPIVGHAGDGNFHVLLLFDDKTPEGVAVAEAFVARLNARALSMDGTCTGEHGIGQGKMAFLEQELGGAVDLMRQIKRGLDPDGIFNPGKIFHAD from the coding sequence ATGGCGCTGGCGGATGCAAGAGCAGGAACACGCAACGAGGCGGGCGTTGCTGCCGTTCTCGGCATTCTGAAGCAGGCTTTCGGCGACCGTTTCCAGACGGGCGATGCCTTTCGTGCCCAGCACGCGCACACTACGACATACATTCCCTCGCAGCTGCCCGATGGCGTGCTGTTTGCCGAGAGCAGCGACGACGTCAAGGCTGCGGTGCGCGCCTGTTCCGAGCACAAGGTGCCCATCATCGCGTTTGGCACGGGCTCGTCGCTGGAAGGCCAGATCAATGCGCCGAATGGCGGAATATCGATAGATATGAGTCGGATGAACAAGGTTCTTGCAGTCAATGCGGAGGATCTCGATTGCGTCGTCGAGCCCGGCGTGACGCGTGAGGAGCTCAACGTCTACCTGCGCGATACCGGCCTGTTCTTCCCCATCGATCCCGGGGCCAACGCCTCGATCGGCGGCATGACGTCGACCCGCGCATCCGGCACCAATGCGGTGCGCTACGGGACGATGAAGGACAATGTTCTGGCGGTGACGGCGGTCACGGCGTCCGGCGAGGAGATCAGCACCGCCCGCCGGGCCCGCAAATCCTCCGCCGGCTACGACCTGACCCGGCTGTTCGTCGGATCCGAGGGGACGCTCGGCATCCTGACATCGGTGACGCTGCGGCTGCAGGGCATTCCGCAGAAGATCGCCGGTGGCGTCTGCGCCTTCCCGACCATCAAGGCGGCCTGTGACGCTGTCATCATGACCATTCAGATGGGCATTCCCGTTGCCCGCATCGAATTGCTGGACAGCATGCAGGTGCGTGCCTGCAACCGCTACTCCGGTCTCTCCTATCCCGAGAAGCCGACGTTGTTCCTGGAATTTCACGGCACCGAGGAAACGGTGCCGCTGCAGTCTGCGGAATTCGGCGAGATCGCTGCCGAATGTGGCGGGGACGAGTTTCAATGGACCGTCAATCTAGAGGAGCGCAACAAGCTCTGGAAGGCCCGCCACGATGCGTACTGGGCCTGCCGCGCGCTAGCGCCTGAAATGGCGGCCTTGTCGACGGACGTCTGCGTGCCGATTTCGAGGCTTGCCGAGTGCGTCGTCGAAACACAGGCCGATATCGAGGCGCATGGACTGCTGGGGCCGATCGTCGGGCACGCCGGTGATGGAAACTTCCACGTCCTGCTTCTGTTCGACGACAAGACGCCCGAAGGTGTCGCCGTTGCCGAGGCATTTGTGGCGCGTCTCAATGCACGGGCGCTGTCCATGGACGGCACCTGTACGGGCGAACATGGGATTGGCCAAGGCAAGATGGCGTTTCTCGAGCAGGAGCTCGGCGGTGCCGTCGACCTGATGCGCCAGATCAAGCGCGGTCTCGATCCCGATGGCATATTCAATCCTGGCAAAATCTTTCATGCAGACTGA
- a CDS encoding transporter substrate-binding domain-containing protein, whose amino-acid sequence MKRQQFLLMAALAMMTVGTVSAPHVARADALSDITARGSIRVAVPQDAPPFGTVGPDMELQGLDIDMAKLIASKLGVKAELVPVTLPNRIPYLQTNKADIVISSLGKNPDREKVIDFTSAYAPFFNGAFAPADLKITSAADLSGKTVAVARGAIEDLALTKIAPPDAIIKRFEDNNGTISAFLSGQVQVIVTGNVIAAAILEKNPPNRPELKFLMNKSPCYIGLNKNEDALKGKINEIIAAGRADGSMNKITQKWLHQDIPADL is encoded by the coding sequence ATGAAACGCCAACAGTTCCTCCTCATGGCCGCACTCGCGATGATGACGGTCGGCACCGTCTCCGCTCCCCATGTGGCGCGCGCAGACGCGCTCAGCGACATCACCGCCCGTGGATCGATCCGCGTTGCCGTGCCGCAGGACGCACCGCCCTTCGGCACCGTCGGCCCGGACATGGAACTGCAGGGGCTCGACATCGACATGGCGAAACTCATCGCCTCCAAGCTGGGCGTAAAGGCGGAGCTGGTGCCGGTGACGCTGCCCAACCGCATCCCCTACCTGCAGACCAACAAGGCCGACATCGTCATCTCCAGCCTCGGAAAGAACCCGGACCGCGAGAAGGTCATCGACTTCACCTCCGCCTATGCGCCCTTCTTCAACGGCGCCTTTGCCCCAGCCGACCTGAAGATCACGTCCGCTGCCGATCTCTCGGGCAAGACGGTTGCCGTGGCCCGCGGCGCCATCGAGGACCTCGCGCTGACCAAGATCGCCCCGCCGGATGCCATCATCAAGCGCTTCGAGGACAATAATGGCACGATCTCGGCCTTCCTTTCGGGCCAGGTCCAGGTCATCGTGACAGGCAACGTCATTGCCGCTGCGATCCTCGAGAAGAACCCGCCGAACCGTCCGGAACTGAAGTTCCTGATGAACAAGTCGCCCTGCTATATCGGCCTCAACAAGAACGAGGACGCCCTCAAGGGCAAGATCAACGAGATCATCGCGGCTGGCAGGGCCGATGGATCGATGAACAAGATCACCCAGAAATGGCTCCACCAGGACATTCCGGCAGACCTCTGA
- a CDS encoding amino acid ABC transporter permease — protein sequence MHYHFDFAWLGEYYPMLIKGVGITLELTAVGAVFGIALAIACAWARSLGPRWLRPIVVPYVELIRNTPFIVQLFFIFFGLPGIGIKLGEMQAANFAMVINLGAYGCEIIRAGIQATPRGQFEAGASLAMTPFQTFWHVILVPALQRIWPALSSQIIIVMLGSAVVSQIAAEDLTFAANFIQSRSFRAFEAYFVSTTIYLLLAIILRQLLSGLGRILFPRRSPR from the coding sequence ATGCACTACCATTTCGACTTCGCCTGGCTTGGCGAATATTACCCCATGCTGATCAAGGGCGTCGGCATCACGCTGGAACTGACCGCCGTCGGCGCGGTCTTCGGCATCGCGCTCGCCATCGCCTGCGCATGGGCCCGCTCGCTCGGCCCCCGCTGGCTGAGGCCCATCGTCGTTCCCTATGTCGAGTTGATCCGCAACACGCCCTTCATCGTCCAGCTGTTCTTCATCTTCTTCGGCCTGCCCGGCATCGGCATCAAGCTCGGGGAAATGCAGGCAGCCAATTTCGCCATGGTCATCAATCTCGGCGCCTACGGTTGCGAGATCATCCGGGCCGGCATTCAGGCGACACCGCGCGGCCAGTTCGAGGCGGGCGCCAGCCTTGCGATGACGCCGTTCCAGACATTCTGGCATGTGATCCTCGTCCCCGCGCTGCAGCGCATCTGGCCGGCCTTGTCGTCGCAGATCATCATCGTCATGCTCGGCTCGGCTGTGGTCTCGCAGATCGCTGCCGAAGACCTGACCTTTGCCGCGAATTTCATCCAGTCCCGCTCGTTCCGCGCATTCGAGGCCTATTTCGTCTCGACGACCATCTACCTGCTGCTGGCAATCATCCTGCGCCAGCTCCTGTCTGGCCTCGGCCGCATTCTCTTTCCCCGCAGGAGCCCCCGATGA
- a CDS encoding amino acid ABC transporter permease, which yields MIQFTTWDIVRNLLYATRWTILLSLVSFVGGGLLGMVLLYLRTGKRRMARIFVKYYVELFQGTPLLMQLFLAFFGMGLFGIDVPAWLAAGVALILWSAAFLTEIWRGCVESVVKGQWEASASLGMGYAQQMRHVILPQALRVAVPPTVGFSVQVVKGTALTSIIGFVELSKAGTAITNATFEPFTVYGFVALIYFALCWPLSKSSQILERKLNVAHRNH from the coding sequence ATGATCCAGTTCACCACCTGGGATATCGTCCGCAACCTTCTCTATGCCACCCGCTGGACAATCCTCCTGTCGCTGGTCTCCTTCGTTGGTGGCGGCCTGCTCGGCATGGTGCTGCTCTACCTGCGCACCGGCAAGCGGCGGATGGCAAGGATCTTCGTCAAATACTATGTCGAACTGTTCCAGGGCACGCCGCTGCTGATGCAGCTTTTCCTCGCCTTCTTCGGCATGGGCCTGTTCGGCATCGATGTGCCGGCCTGGCTTGCAGCCGGCGTCGCGCTCATCCTCTGGTCGGCCGCTTTCCTCACCGAAATCTGGCGCGGTTGCGTCGAGTCCGTCGTCAAGGGCCAGTGGGAGGCATCCGCCAGCCTCGGCATGGGATACGCCCAGCAGATGCGCCATGTCATCCTGCCACAGGCCCTGCGCGTCGCGGTGCCGCCGACCGTCGGCTTTTCCGTGCAGGTGGTGAAAGGCACGGCGCTGACATCGATCATCGGCTTTGTCGAACTGTCGAAGGCCGGCACCGCCATCACCAATGCTACCTTCGAGCCGTTCACCGTCTACGGTTTCGTCGCCCTCATCTATTTTGCCCTTTGCTGGCCTTTGTCGAAGAGCAGCCAGATCCTTGAAAGGAAGCTCAATGTCGCTCATCGAAATCACTGA
- a CDS encoding amino acid ABC transporter ATP-binding protein — protein sequence MSLIEITEVRKSFGSNEVLKGININVEPGEVIAIIGKSGSGKSTLLRCINGLELIDDGSISVAGAQFLPDELHLKALRLKVGMIFQQFNLFPHLTAGRNVMLSQTVVRKTSKADAEAMARKMLERVGLAHKFDAYPDELSGGQQQRVAIARALAMQPIALLCDEITSALDPELVSEVLAVVRELASEGMTLLMVTHEMKFARDVCSRVVFMHEGRVHEIGPPEEFFSNPKTPELKQFLGML from the coding sequence ATGTCGCTCATCGAAATCACTGAGGTGCGCAAGAGCTTCGGCAGCAACGAAGTTCTGAAGGGTATCAACATAAACGTCGAACCCGGCGAGGTCATCGCCATCATCGGCAAGAGCGGCTCGGGGAAATCCACCCTGTTGCGCTGCATCAACGGCCTCGAACTTATCGACGACGGCTCGATCTCCGTCGCCGGTGCCCAGTTCCTGCCCGACGAATTGCACCTGAAAGCGCTGCGGCTGAAGGTCGGCATGATCTTCCAGCAGTTCAATCTCTTTCCGCACCTGACGGCCGGCCGCAATGTCATGCTGTCGCAGACGGTGGTGAGAAAGACGTCGAAGGCTGATGCAGAAGCCATGGCCCGAAAGATGCTCGAACGCGTCGGCCTCGCCCACAAGTTCGATGCCTATCCCGACGAGCTCTCCGGCGGCCAGCAGCAGCGCGTCGCCATAGCCCGGGCACTGGCCATGCAGCCGATCGCGCTGCTCTGCGACGAGATCACCTCGGCGCTCGACCCTGAGCTCGTGTCGGAAGTGCTGGCCGTGGTCCGCGAACTCGCATCCGAAGGCATGACGCTGCTGATGGTCACCCACGAGATGAAGTTCGCCCGCGACGTCTGCTCCCGCGTCGTCTTCATGCACGAAGGCCGCGTCCACGAAATCGGCCCTCCGGAAGAGTTCTTCAGCAACCCCAAAACGCCGGAGCTGAAACAGTTTCTGGGGATGCTGTGA
- a CDS encoding aldo/keto reductase, whose protein sequence is MDYRYLGRSGLKVPALSFGAATFGGSGPLFGAWGTTDVVEARRLVDICLEAGLNLFDTADVYSAGASEEVLGQAIRGRRDSVLISTKMALPMGDGPNDAGTSRSRLIRTTEDALRRLGTDYIDLLQLHAFDAHTPVEEVLSTLDDLISSGKVRYVGASNFAGWELMKSLAAADRGGHPRYVAHQVYYSLVGRDYEWELMPLGADQGVGALVWSPLGWGRLTGKIRRGQPLPEGSRLHQTAEFGPPVDDDKLFDIVDVLDGIAGETGRSVPQIAINWLLSRPTVSSVIIGARNEEQLRQNLGAVGWSLTSEQIARLDAASAVAAPYPYYPYRRQEGFARLNPPMLP, encoded by the coding sequence ATGGACTACAGATATCTCGGCCGATCCGGCCTTAAAGTTCCCGCCTTGAGTTTTGGCGCAGCGACGTTTGGCGGCAGCGGCCCGCTGTTTGGTGCTTGGGGGACGACGGATGTCGTCGAAGCCCGCCGCCTCGTCGACATCTGCCTGGAGGCTGGCCTCAACCTCTTCGATACGGCGGACGTCTATTCGGCCGGTGCCTCGGAGGAAGTGCTGGGACAGGCGATCCGTGGCCGCCGCGACAGCGTGCTGATATCGACGAAGATGGCGCTACCGATGGGCGACGGCCCCAACGATGCCGGTACCTCGCGCTCGCGGTTGATCCGGACGACAGAAGATGCGTTGCGCCGGCTCGGCACGGATTACATCGACCTGCTGCAGCTCCACGCATTCGATGCCCATACGCCGGTGGAGGAGGTGCTGTCGACGCTGGACGATCTCATCTCATCAGGAAAGGTCCGCTATGTCGGCGCCTCGAACTTCGCCGGATGGGAGCTGATGAAATCGCTGGCGGCAGCGGACCGGGGCGGCCATCCGCGCTATGTCGCGCACCAGGTCTATTATTCGCTGGTCGGCCGCGACTACGAATGGGAGCTTATGCCGCTTGGCGCAGACCAAGGTGTCGGCGCGCTGGTCTGGAGCCCGCTCGGCTGGGGGCGGCTGACTGGCAAGATCCGCCGTGGCCAGCCTTTGCCGGAAGGCAGCAGGCTTCACCAGACGGCAGAGTTCGGGCCGCCCGTCGATGACGACAAGCTGTTCGACATCGTCGATGTCCTCGACGGGATTGCCGGGGAAACCGGACGTTCGGTGCCTCAGATCGCAATCAACTGGCTGCTCAGCCGGCCAACCGTCTCGAGCGTCATCATCGGGGCTCGAAACGAGGAACAGCTCCGGCAAAACCTCGGCGCTGTCGGCTGGAGCCTCACCAGCGAGCAGATTGCCCGTCTCGATGCGGCAAGTGCTGTCGCAGCGCCTTATCCCTACTATCCATATCGCCGGCAGGAGGGATTTGCGCGGCTCAATCCGCCGATGTTGCCATAG